Proteins encoded in a region of the Terriglobia bacterium genome:
- a CDS encoding HDOD domain-containing protein — MECNYLINRQPVFGQQLNVVGYEVRTCPIVEKGSDSGSADAERVLFTMFTETMLDDIVGNHDCFMNLTASGLAANLWKLVPQERVVLGFFDPFEPSSVVANGLVSCVAHGYRFALSSALSPASLEFIGNRAYAIRIDATAHPPEEIERRVQELRRYNAKLLAVNVDTYDDLEFCKSLSFDFYAGRFVSRSGSHMREIPVNRLAMLRVLAKLQQPDMEMSELDKIISQDVSLTFKLLRYANSAAVGLPRKVSSTGHAVRLIGMDMLRNWTRILLLSAVEDRPRELMTIALVRARMCERLSASLKDAPKDSFFSAGLLSVLDALLDCPMEKALAELPLVDEVREALIHKAGQIGQALRCTIAYERADWDEVQFYGLPQLPIRDIYMEAISWAKQVTSGLLS; from the coding sequence ATGGAGTGCAATTACCTCATCAACCGGCAGCCGGTCTTCGGACAGCAACTGAACGTCGTAGGATACGAAGTCCGGACCTGTCCGATCGTGGAAAAAGGTTCGGACTCCGGTTCCGCAGACGCGGAGCGCGTATTGTTCACGATGTTTACCGAAACGATGCTGGACGACATCGTCGGAAACCATGACTGCTTCATGAATCTCACGGCCTCCGGGCTGGCCGCGAATCTGTGGAAGCTCGTGCCGCAAGAGCGGGTCGTGCTGGGTTTCTTCGATCCATTCGAGCCGTCAAGCGTGGTTGCCAATGGTCTGGTGTCGTGCGTTGCGCACGGATATCGCTTTGCCCTGTCCAGCGCTCTTTCGCCTGCAAGCCTCGAGTTCATCGGCAATCGGGCGTATGCAATCCGTATCGATGCGACGGCTCATCCGCCTGAGGAAATCGAGAGACGGGTTCAGGAGTTGCGCCGTTACAACGCGAAACTTCTGGCAGTGAATGTCGACACCTATGATGACCTCGAATTCTGCAAGAGCCTGAGTTTCGATTTTTATGCCGGCCGTTTCGTGTCCCGGTCCGGGAGTCACATGCGGGAGATTCCGGTCAACCGGCTCGCAATGTTGCGCGTCCTGGCAAAACTGCAGCAACCCGACATGGAAATGTCCGAGTTGGACAAAATCATCTCTCAGGATGTTTCGCTCACGTTCAAGCTGTTACGCTATGCGAATTCGGCGGCTGTCGGACTGCCACGGAAAGTATCGTCTACCGGCCACGCGGTGCGCTTGATTGGAATGGACATGCTTCGCAACTGGACCCGCATCCTGCTGCTATCCGCTGTCGAAGACAGACCGCGGGAATTGATGACGATTGCCCTGGTGCGCGCCCGAATGTGCGAACGCCTGTCGGCGTCGCTTAAAGACGCGCCCAAAGACTCCTTCTTTTCGGCCGGCCTGTTGTCGGTTCTCGATGCACTGCTCGATTGTCCGATGGAAAAAGCGCTGGCCGAGTTGCCGCTGGTCGATGAAGTCCGCGAAGCTCTGATCCACAAAGCCGGACAGATCGGACAGGCGCTGCGATGCACGATCGCGTACGAGCGGGCGGACTGGGACGAGGTTCAGTTCTACGGCCTGCCGCAGCTGCCGATCCGCGACATCTATATGGAAGCCATCTCGTGGGCGAAGCAGGTCACCAGCGGCCTGCTGTCGTGA
- a CDS encoding VOC family protein, with protein sequence MPTNVDNGRFVWYEHLTKDPAAAIAFYTDVVGWKTQSFGEGGHYFMWVADQGPLGGVMKLPEESVKAGVPPHWTAHVAVENVDATASLVKKLGGKLRTGPEDVPGVGRFAVIEDPQGASLSIFTPSTPMAAHDSSKKGEFCWHELMSSDGNAAFDFYSQLFGWKVAQDMDMGATGNYRVFEVGGKQLGGMMTIPKATPMPPMWIFYVETPDIDAAISRATKKNAKVTNGPMEVPGGGRIAQMMDPQGAVFALHQSPPK encoded by the coding sequence ATGCCTACGAACGTGGATAACGGCCGTTTCGTCTGGTACGAGCATTTGACGAAGGATCCGGCAGCGGCCATCGCCTTCTACACGGATGTTGTCGGCTGGAAGACGCAGTCATTCGGCGAAGGTGGCCATTATTTCATGTGGGTTGCAGATCAGGGACCGCTCGGCGGTGTGATGAAGCTTCCGGAAGAATCGGTCAAAGCGGGTGTGCCTCCTCATTGGACGGCGCACGTCGCGGTCGAAAACGTCGATGCGACGGCTTCGTTGGTGAAAAAACTCGGAGGGAAGTTACGCACCGGACCGGAAGATGTTCCGGGCGTCGGCCGCTTCGCCGTGATCGAGGATCCTCAAGGCGCGTCGCTCTCGATTTTCACTCCGAGCACGCCGATGGCTGCTCACGACTCATCGAAAAAAGGCGAGTTCTGCTGGCACGAACTCATGTCGAGCGACGGCAACGCGGCATTCGATTTCTACTCGCAATTGTTCGGATGGAAGGTCGCCCAGGATATGGACATGGGAGCGACGGGCAACTATCGCGTCTTCGAAGTCGGTGGAAAGCAGCTCGGCGGTATGATGACGATACCCAAAGCCACGCCGATGCCTCCGATGTGGATCTTTTACGTGGAGACGCCCGACATTGACGCCGCAATTTCGCGCGCGACGAAGAAGAACGCCAAAGTCACGAACGGCCCGATGGAGGTGCCCGGCGGGGGGCGCATCGCTCAAATGATGGACCCGCAGGGAGCCGTATTTGCCCTGCATCAGTCGCCGCCAAAATAG
- a CDS encoding aldo/keto reductase yields the protein MVTREFSSLEVNVPIIGQGTWQIKKGALEALRAGIELGMTHIDTAEMYTGAEEIIAEAIHGRRKDIFLVSKVMPSNASYKGTLRACDASLKRLRTEYLDAYLLHWWSGSHPIEETMRAMEDLVAAGKIRHIGVSNLDVSRLKQAQKALRREKIVCNQVLYHLRSRGIENRLVPYCESQNIAVVGYSPFGQGDFRPSKTLDAIAQRHGKAPRQVALDFLTRRKSVFAIPKAGNVEHVRQNAGGAGWELTAEDLELIDSEFPVPAPDTPLDML from the coding sequence ATGGTAACGCGTGAATTCAGTTCGCTCGAGGTGAACGTTCCCATTATCGGGCAGGGCACCTGGCAAATAAAAAAGGGCGCCCTGGAGGCGCTCCGCGCCGGGATCGAACTCGGCATGACGCACATCGATACGGCCGAGATGTACACCGGAGCCGAGGAGATCATCGCGGAAGCCATTCACGGCCGGCGGAAGGACATCTTTCTGGTCAGCAAAGTCATGCCGTCGAACGCCTCATATAAAGGTACGTTGCGCGCGTGCGATGCGAGCTTGAAACGGCTGAGGACGGAATATCTTGACGCCTATCTTCTGCACTGGTGGAGCGGCTCGCATCCGATCGAGGAAACCATGCGGGCTATGGAGGACCTTGTTGCCGCCGGGAAGATCCGGCATATCGGCGTGAGCAATCTGGATGTCAGCCGGCTGAAGCAGGCGCAGAAGGCCCTTCGTCGCGAAAAAATTGTGTGCAATCAGGTGCTCTATCACCTGCGGTCCCGCGGAATCGAAAACCGTCTGGTGCCGTACTGCGAGTCGCAGAATATTGCCGTGGTCGGATATTCACCCTTCGGCCAGGGCGATTTCCGCCCGTCGAAAACGCTCGACGCCATCGCTCAGCGGCATGGAAAGGCCCCGCGCCAGGTGGCGCTGGATTTCTTGACCCGCCGCAAGAGCGTGTTCGCTATTCCGAAAGCCGGCAATGTGGAGCACGTCCGGCAAAATGCGGGCGGCGCCGGATGGGAGCTGACTGCCGAAGATCTGGAACTCATCGACAGCGAGTTTCCGGTTCCTGCGCCAGATACGCCACTGGACATGCTCTAA